Proteins found in one Candidatus Acetothermia bacterium genomic segment:
- the folP gene encoding dihydropteroate synthase translates to MARWGEWDLEGRVLVVGVVNVTPDSFSDGGRFFDPDAAAAHALRLAKEGADLVDIGGESSRPGAEPVPAEEELRRVLPVIERLRGRLGVPMSVDTTKAAVAEAALRAGAQVVNDISALRADPGMARVVAGHGAPVVLMHMQGTPRTMQLAPHYQDVVREVRSFLAERIEVAAAAGIDRDLVAVDPGIGFGKTVEHNLDLLRRLDELGELGRPILVGPSRKSFLGAVLGLPVAERLEATLAACAVAVARGADMVRVHDVAPVRRAVDLAVRLRARRGT, encoded by the coding sequence ATGGCCCGGTGGGGGGAATGGGATCTTGAGGGCCGCGTCCTGGTGGTGGGCGTGGTGAACGTGACCCCGGATTCGTTTTCCGACGGGGGGCGGTTTTTCGATCCCGACGCCGCGGCGGCCCATGCCCTGCGCCTGGCCAAGGAGGGCGCAGACCTTGTCGACATCGGCGGCGAATCCAGCCGGCCCGGGGCGGAGCCGGTCCCGGCCGAAGAGGAGCTGCGGCGGGTCCTGCCGGTGATCGAGCGGCTGCGTGGTCGCCTGGGGGTGCCGATGTCGGTGGACACCACCAAGGCCGCGGTGGCCGAGGCCGCCTTGCGGGCCGGGGCGCAGGTCGTCAACGACATCTCTGCCCTGCGTGCCGACCCTGGAATGGCCCGGGTGGTGGCCGGCCACGGCGCCCCGGTGGTGCTGATGCACATGCAGGGCACCCCGAGAACGATGCAGCTCGCCCCCCACTATCAGGACGTGGTCCGCGAGGTGAGGTCATTCCTGGCCGAGCGGATCGAGGTGGCCGCGGCGGCCGGCATCGACCGCGATCTCGTCGCCGTCGACCCTGGGATCGGGTTTGGCAAGACGGTGGAGCACAACCTGGACCTCCTGCGGCGGCTTGACGAGCTCGGCGAGCTCGGCCGGCCGATCCTGGTCGGCCCGTCGCGCAAGAGCTTCCTCGGGGCGGTGCTCGGCCTGCCGGTGGCGGAGCGTCTGGAAGCGACGCTCGCCGCCTGCGCGGTGGCCGTGGCCCGGGGGGCGGACATGGTCCGCGTCCACGACGTGGCCCCGGTGCGCCGGGCGGTGGACCTGGCTGTTCGGCTCAGGGCAAGGAGGGGAACATGA
- the nagA gene encoding N-acetylglucosamine-6-phosphate deacetylase: MGELLVRGGTLILGEPAEAWKGDLLARDGRIVRLDEGIQAPKGATELHAAGLYVAPGFIDLHVHGGGGADFMDAEPEAIRTIAAFHAAHGTTTLLAGILPAPADTMRRAMAAVSEAAPCGIAGVYLEGPFVPPSKPGALDGRWFLTPSPDAFRNLVHGHERLVKVVTLAPELPGADELLREVLAVGAVPAIGHTAATYEETMAALRHGARHFTHLWNAMSGLHHREPGPVGAALDADAWVELIVDGIHLHPATMRLAVKAKGFDRICLVTDAIGAAGLPDGDYALAGLPVHVHDGVARLADGTLAGSTLTMDRAVRNFMEFTGCSLPQAVRTASLTPARLLGIADRKGALEVGKDADIVVFDDNFNVHWTIIGGEIAYAREGGAGGDLRPHHPFPSWSEQDKP; encoded by the coding sequence ATGGGTGAGCTCTTGGTAAGGGGAGGGACGCTCATTTTGGGGGAACCGGCGGAAGCCTGGAAGGGGGACTTGCTCGCCCGAGACGGCCGTATCGTTCGATTAGACGAAGGAATCCAAGCTCCGAAAGGGGCGACGGAGCTCCACGCCGCGGGCCTGTACGTGGCCCCAGGGTTCATCGACCTCCACGTCCACGGAGGAGGCGGGGCCGACTTCATGGACGCGGAGCCAGAGGCGATACGGACGATCGCAGCCTTCCACGCCGCCCATGGGACGACGACGCTCCTCGCGGGCATCCTCCCCGCGCCCGCGGACACGATGCGACGGGCGATGGCCGCGGTGAGCGAAGCCGCCCCTTGCGGGATCGCCGGCGTGTACCTGGAGGGGCCGTTCGTTCCGCCCAGCAAGCCGGGCGCCCTTGATGGGCGCTGGTTCCTCACCCCTTCACCGGACGCGTTCCGGAACCTTGTTCATGGTCATGAACGCCTGGTCAAGGTGGTGACCCTCGCCCCCGAACTCCCGGGGGCAGACGAACTCCTGCGGGAAGTCCTGGCGGTGGGGGCGGTGCCAGCCATCGGGCATACCGCGGCCACCTACGAGGAGACCATGGCCGCCCTAAGGCACGGGGCCCGACACTTCACCCACCTCTGGAACGCCATGAGCGGCCTCCATCACCGGGAGCCCGGTCCAGTGGGGGCGGCCCTGGACGCGGACGCCTGGGTCGAGCTCATCGTGGACGGGATACACCTCCATCCGGCAACGATGCGCCTCGCGGTCAAGGCCAAGGGATTCGATCGGATCTGCTTGGTCACCGACGCCATCGGCGCCGCCGGCCTTCCCGATGGGGACTATGCGCTCGCAGGGCTTCCGGTCCACGTGCACGATGGAGTCGCCCGGCTCGCCGACGGGACCCTGGCTGGCAGCACCCTTACCATGGACCGGGCGGTGCGGAACTTCATGGAGTTCACCGGGTGCTCGCTCCCCCAGGCGGTCCGAACAGCCAGCCTTACCCCGGCCCGGCTCCTCGGGATCGCCGATCGAAAGGGGGCTCTCGAGGTGGGCAAGGACGCGGACATCGTCGTTTTCGATGACAACTTCAACGTCCACTGGACCATCATCGGGGGCGAGATCGCTTACGCCCGGGAGGGCGGCGCCGGAGGGGATCTCCGCCCCCACCATCCGTTCCCCAGTTGGTCGGAGCAGGACAAGCCATGA
- the nagB gene encoding glucosamine-6-phosphate deaminase, whose translation MTQQLIVRRSYEELSEEAARIVARQLLLKPDSVLGLPTGDTPEGMYRVLVQLHRNGFLDFSKATAFNLDEYLGIPPDHPQSFSAYMRRHLWNHVNLAKDKVHIPASLPEDPKAECLRYEELIRKSGGIDLAVLGIGENGHIAFNEPGTPWERLTHVATLSLETRRREARAFGGLEQVPQRAITMGIKTIMRARAILLLASGASKAEALARALAGPVTPEVPASVLQLHSALTVVADRAAARGLAG comes from the coding sequence ATGACTCAGCAGTTGATCGTCCGGCGGAGCTATGAGGAATTGTCTGAGGAGGCGGCGCGGATCGTGGCTCGGCAGCTCCTCCTCAAGCCCGACTCGGTTCTGGGCCTCCCCACTGGCGACACCCCTGAGGGGATGTACCGGGTCCTGGTTCAGCTCCATCGGAACGGGTTCCTGGACTTCTCTAAGGCCACCGCATTCAACCTAGACGAGTACCTGGGGATCCCGCCCGACCATCCCCAAAGCTTTTCCGCCTACATGCGCCGGCACCTTTGGAATCACGTCAATCTGGCGAAGGACAAGGTACACATCCCGGCGAGTCTCCCCGAAGATCCGAAAGCGGAGTGCCTTCGCTATGAGGAGCTGATCCGAAAAAGCGGTGGGATCGACCTCGCCGTCCTCGGGATCGGCGAAAACGGCCACATCGCGTTTAACGAACCGGGCACGCCGTGGGAGCGCCTGACCCACGTGGCCACCCTGTCCCTGGAGACGCGGCGGCGGGAGGCCCGCGCCTTCGGCGGGCTGGAGCAGGTACCCCAGCGTGCCATCACCATGGGGATCAAGACCATCATGCGCGCCCGCGCCATCCTCCTCCTCGCGAGCGGGGCGAGCAAGGCGGAGGCCTTGGCCCGAGCCCTGGCCGGCCCGGTGACCCCGGAAGTCCCCGCCTCCGTGCTGCAACTGCACTCTGCGCTGACGGTGGTCGCGGACCGGGCCGCCGCCCGCGGCCTTGCCGGCTAG
- a CDS encoding anhydro-N-acetylmuramic acid kinase, with amino-acid sequence MLVIGLMAGTSLDGITAALVEIEEAGERFPERPKLRVKLLAHHTQPYPREVREELLALSTAGHVFELANMDVFLGELFAEAALAVVAKAGRDISEAGLIGSHGQTICHFPGGLADYPFRRPCTLQIGEIDVIAARTGVTTVGDFRPKDMAVGGQGAPLIPYVDYQLFWHPALHRVLLNIGGIANVTYIPAGAPLEAIKAFDTGPGNMVIDGLVRRISNGQLHYDEDGAIAARGRVHPPLLQLLLDHPFITKEPPKTTGREEFGDEFVEEVMAQGRSMGLNDEDLMATVTTFTAEAIAVNCRRFLGPVNEVIAGGGGAHNRTLMERLAARFPGIKVTTTQEYGIPVEAKEALGFALLAYQALHRRPNNVPSGTGARCPVVMGKISWEVAR; translated from the coding sequence ATGCTCGTGATCGGGCTCATGGCCGGCACCTCCTTGGACGGGATCACGGCGGCACTTGTGGAGATCGAAGAAGCTGGGGAGAGGTTCCCAGAAAGGCCAAAGCTCCGGGTGAAGCTTCTGGCACACCATACCCAGCCTTATCCCCGGGAAGTCCGAGAGGAGTTGCTCGCGCTGTCCACTGCAGGCCATGTGTTCGAGCTGGCCAATATGGACGTCTTCCTCGGGGAGCTCTTCGCCGAGGCGGCGCTGGCGGTCGTGGCCAAAGCCGGACGCGATATCTCGGAAGCGGGGCTTATCGGTAGCCACGGGCAAACGATCTGTCACTTTCCTGGTGGACTTGCTGATTATCCGTTCCGGCGCCCTTGTACACTCCAAATTGGTGAGATAGATGTGATAGCCGCCCGCACTGGGGTCACCACCGTTGGAGATTTTCGGCCCAAGGACATGGCGGTGGGGGGGCAGGGTGCCCCCCTTATCCCTTACGTCGACTACCAGTTGTTCTGGCACCCCGCGCTCCATCGCGTGCTCCTGAACATCGGTGGGATCGCCAACGTCACCTATATCCCGGCCGGAGCCCCCCTCGAGGCGATCAAGGCCTTCGATACCGGGCCAGGGAACATGGTGATCGACGGACTCGTACGCAGGATCAGCAACGGCCAGCTCCATTACGACGAGGATGGCGCGATAGCCGCCCGGGGGCGGGTCCATCCGCCGCTCCTGCAGCTCCTCCTCGACCATCCGTTCATCACGAAGGAGCCCCCGAAGACCACGGGCCGGGAAGAGTTCGGCGACGAGTTCGTGGAGGAGGTGATGGCCCAGGGCCGGAGCATGGGATTGAACGATGAGGATCTGATGGCCACCGTCACTACCTTCACCGCCGAAGCCATCGCCGTGAACTGTCGGAGGTTCCTGGGACCGGTGAACGAGGTCATCGCAGGTGGGGGTGGTGCTCACAACCGTACGCTCATGGAGCGTCTGGCCGCACGGTTCCCCGGGATCAAGGTCACCACCACCCAGGAATACGGGATCCCAGTGGAGGCGAAGGAAGCTCTGGGATTCGCGCTGTTGGCCTATCAGGCCCTTCACCGAAGACCGAACAACGTGCCGTCGGGCACGGGAGCACGGTGCCCGGTGGTCATGGGCAAGATCAGCTGGGAGGTGGCCCGATGA
- a CDS encoding serine hydrolase, whose translation MTCLPEAADPRDVGMDPGRLGRIDAVIEAAIAAGTIPGAVVLVTRSGKVVKHTSYGMAMEIPEQRPMCTATIFDLASLTKVVVTVPLSLMLVEQGLWNLRDPVARFFPQLGWGDQVTILHLLTHTAGLPPWMNLFYLGRGRDRVLELLCSHRWPVPPLTQDPGRRVIYSDLGYILVGAAIEKVTGEQLDVLASTWLFTPLGMSDTMFNPRPELVHRIAATERDPNRGGVLVGTVHDENAWAMDGVAGHAGLFSTAKDVAIYAQTLLNGGVYGEQKLLSPRSVEVMTSPHTEGLNERRGLGWMLQGPGTLSAGDLLSERAFGHTGFTGTSLWVDPEYALIVVLLTNRVHPLRDRGAAEIPGLRASVNNVAAGAIVDG comes from the coding sequence ATGACCTGTCTTCCAGAAGCCGCGGACCCCCGGGACGTGGGTATGGACCCAGGTCGTCTCGGGCGGATCGACGCGGTGATCGAGGCGGCCATCGCGGCGGGGACCATCCCCGGGGCGGTGGTGCTGGTCACCCGGTCCGGTAAGGTCGTGAAGCACACAAGCTACGGGATGGCCATGGAGATCCCCGAGCAGCGCCCCATGTGCACCGCAACGATCTTCGACTTGGCCTCCCTGACCAAGGTGGTGGTCACGGTTCCCCTGTCCCTCATGCTCGTGGAGCAGGGCCTATGGAACCTTCGGGATCCCGTCGCGCGCTTCTTCCCTCAACTCGGGTGGGGTGATCAAGTTACGATCTTGCACCTTCTGACGCACACCGCCGGCCTCCCCCCATGGATGAACCTGTTTTACCTCGGACGCGGGCGGGACAGGGTGCTGGAGCTCCTGTGCAGCCATCGCTGGCCGGTGCCGCCCCTGACCCAGGACCCGGGCCGTAGGGTCATCTATAGCGACTTGGGCTACATCCTCGTGGGCGCGGCCATCGAGAAGGTGACCGGAGAACAGCTGGACGTCCTGGCCTCCACGTGGCTATTCACCCCGCTCGGCATGTCGGACACGATGTTCAACCCCCGGCCGGAGCTAGTACACAGGATTGCGGCCACAGAACGCGATCCGAATCGAGGGGGAGTCCTTGTGGGAACGGTGCACGACGAGAACGCGTGGGCCATGGACGGGGTGGCCGGTCACGCCGGTTTGTTTTCCACGGCCAAAGATGTGGCGATCTATGCCCAGACGCTGTTGAACGGCGGCGTGTACGGAGAACAGAAGTTGCTTTCCCCTCGTTCGGTTGAGGTGATGACCTCCCCGCACACCGAGGGCCTGAATGAGAGAAGAGGTCTCGGGTGGATGCTCCAAGGCCCAGGGACCTTGTCCGCGGGGGACTTGCTGTCCGAGCGCGCGTTCGGGCACACTGGGTTCACCGGGACCTCCCTGTGGGTTGATCCCGAGTACGCACTTATCGTGGTGCTGCTGACGAACAGAGTCCACCCGTTACGGGATCGGGGAGCCGCAGAAATACCGGGCCTCCGGGCGTCGGTGAATAACGTGGCTGCTGGGGCGATCGTCGATGGGTGA
- the murJ gene encoding murein biosynthesis integral membrane protein MurJ yields the protein MGPFLWAVARSALGTILSRITGLVRDAAVAYVFGASASYDAFLVALFIPNALRQLLGEGGLAAAFLPVYARAKEHGEGDALARSTFALLFVILPPLCLVGALLARWYVPILAAGFPPEKMAQAVNLAQWLFPLIGFVSVAALSGGILNAHGRFFLPALAPAALNLSMVVGAVFLSRWLRPPIFGLAAGALVGGVGMVAIQLPFLRGQILGRWPVWPPHPDLGDVGRRLLPVLGGLMVAEVNTLVDNRLASYLADGSIAVLQYAMRLFQFPLGVVAASVAAVALPRLAQHVARGEEQGFRTALARGFLVTAACMLPAMAGLLVLGRPILAMLFQRGAYTAADTLRTYGALAGYLAGLWAYALMYLFSRAFFALGRPALPVLAGAVALALNVGLNLWWVRIWGTFGLALATGIAGWADALLLGIILWRRHPGWVQWRPVLAVGLASAGMGLGVAVADRFLVPYGPWVEVAVGTMLGVVLYLGLAWLLGLPRWLRAAR from the coding sequence ATGGGCCCGTTCCTGTGGGCGGTGGCGCGGTCCGCCCTGGGGACGATCCTCTCCCGCATCACCGGCCTTGTGCGTGACGCGGCCGTGGCCTACGTGTTCGGGGCCTCGGCCTCCTACGACGCGTTCCTGGTGGCCCTGTTCATCCCCAATGCGCTGCGGCAGCTCCTCGGGGAGGGGGGGCTCGCCGCCGCGTTCCTCCCCGTGTACGCTCGGGCCAAGGAGCACGGGGAAGGCGACGCTCTGGCCCGGTCCACGTTCGCCCTCCTCTTCGTCATCCTCCCCCCGCTGTGCCTGGTCGGGGCCCTGCTCGCCCGGTGGTATGTGCCCATCCTCGCCGCCGGCTTCCCTCCGGAGAAGATGGCCCAGGCGGTGAACCTCGCCCAGTGGCTGTTCCCCCTGATCGGGTTCGTGTCCGTGGCCGCTTTGAGCGGGGGGATCCTCAACGCCCATGGCCGGTTCTTCCTGCCAGCCCTCGCTCCGGCGGCCCTCAACCTGAGCATGGTGGTGGGCGCGGTGTTCCTGTCCCGCTGGCTTCGTCCCCCGATCTTCGGCCTCGCCGCCGGGGCGCTGGTGGGCGGCGTGGGCATGGTCGCGATCCAGCTCCCATTTCTGCGCGGCCAGATCCTCGGGCGGTGGCCGGTGTGGCCGCCTCACCCCGACCTCGGGGACGTGGGGCGGCGCCTGCTGCCGGTGCTGGGCGGGCTGATGGTGGCCGAGGTGAACACGCTCGTCGACAACCGCCTCGCCTCGTACCTCGCCGACGGGTCCATCGCCGTCCTCCAGTACGCGATGCGGCTGTTCCAGTTTCCCCTCGGGGTGGTGGCGGCCTCCGTGGCCGCGGTGGCCCTGCCCCGCCTCGCCCAGCACGTGGCCCGGGGTGAGGAGCAGGGGTTCCGAACTGCGCTCGCGCGGGGGTTCCTGGTCACCGCGGCGTGCATGCTCCCGGCGATGGCCGGCCTCCTCGTGTTGGGCCGGCCGATCCTGGCCATGCTGTTTCAGCGGGGGGCGTACACCGCCGCCGACACCCTGCGCACGTACGGGGCGCTCGCCGGGTACCTCGCGGGCCTGTGGGCCTACGCGCTTATGTACTTGTTCTCGCGGGCGTTCTTCGCCCTGGGACGGCCCGCTCTCCCCGTTCTGGCCGGGGCAGTAGCCCTGGCCCTGAACGTGGGACTCAACCTGTGGTGGGTGCGGATCTGGGGCACGTTCGGCCTGGCCCTGGCCACCGGGATCGCCGGCTGGGCCGATGCCCTCCTCCTGGGGATCATCCTGTGGCGGCGCCATCCGGGGTGGGTCCAGTGGCGACCGGTCCTGGCCGTGGGGCTGGCGTCGGCCGGGATGGGCCTGGGCGTGGCGGTGGCCGACCGCTTCCTCGTCCCCTACGGCCCGTGGGTGGAAGTGGCGGTGGGGACGATGTTGGGAGTTGTCCTCTACCTAGGGCTCGCCTGGCTCCTCGGCCTCCCCCGCTGGCTCAGGGCCGCACGATGA
- a CDS encoding crossover junction endodeoxyribonuclease RuvC — translation MRAIRILGVDPGLTATGYAVVAGGVRPELLSAGTIRTRASVPVPDRLSAIHGKLAEVIAAYDPTGVAVEEVYLARNAPSAMATREVVGVVKLLAQGRRLYTFAPREVKKWICGSGSAPKDQVIHMVQSLVGEKVGSDHAADALAIAICALLEGTG, via the coding sequence ATGAGGGCGATCCGGATCCTCGGCGTGGACCCTGGGCTCACCGCCACCGGGTACGCGGTGGTGGCCGGAGGCGTCCGGCCGGAGTTGTTGAGCGCGGGCACGATCCGCACGAGGGCTTCGGTTCCGGTCCCCGACCGATTGAGCGCCATTCACGGCAAGCTCGCCGAGGTGATCGCCGCCTACGACCCCACTGGGGTGGCGGTGGAAGAGGTGTACCTCGCCCGCAACGCCCCTTCGGCGATGGCCACGCGGGAGGTGGTGGGCGTGGTGAAGCTCCTCGCCCAGGGCCGGCGCCTGTACACGTTCGCCCCGCGCGAGGTGAAGAAGTGGATCTGCGGCAGCGGCTCCGCCCCGAAAGACCAGGTGATCCACATGGTGCAGAGCCTCGTCGGGGAAAAGGTCGGCAGCGATCACGCCGCCGATGCCCTGGCCATCGCGATCTGCGCCCTCCTGGAGGGGACGGGATGA
- the polA gene encoding DNA polymerase I, whose translation MNVYQALGIHEVAERLLLVDGHSALFRSFYAIPDLATSKGEPTGALYGFVRTLLMALRQYPSRYVAVAFDAEGKTVRHEAYADYKATRKPMPEALARQLPRVRELLDVFGIPYLECPGYEADDVMATLSWAAEREGIAVLHLTGDKDMAQLVSDRVALLRPGRKPSDHLVLLDRRGVEERFGVPPERIVDLLALEGDAVDNVPGVKGVGEKTAVELLREHGSLEAVLAAADRVRNRRIAHALTEHREEALLSRELVRLKEVPLGLSVADCQPRPIVPEHLAEVLEGLEFRSILAELKLQAGPAPRYEVVLSEDAFAALLDRLAGAEELSLDLETTSTDPLAAEIVGIAVAVEPYEAYYIPVGHRYPGAPPQLPLPKVLAGLRPLLEGEKPRIIGQNLKYDLQVLAGYGIEARGVAFDAMIAHWLLRPDAPAHGLDVVVRDELGEKVQTYRELLAEGGEKEIHEVPVERAARYSGEDAEVVCRLRPRLTQRLREAELFPLFAEVEVPLIDVLRWMERRGVLLDVDVLREQGKELEVLLDQLRGELYALAGCTFNPNSTPQVREVLYGRLKLPVLERTKTGPSTDALVLRELALYHEFPGKLVAYRELEKLRNTYVEKLPAYVHPKTGRIHTSFNQTGTATGRLSSSDPNLQSIPSRHEVGVDIRRAFVAPPGRVLLGADYSQIELRILAHLCGDEGLIEAFRRGEDLHRRTASALFGVPPGQVDGRMRTVAKRVNFGIIYGISPYGLARDLGISQSDAKFFIDRFFAAYPTVATFVEALVEEARRTGYARTLLGRRRPLPRLAAADRRGAGADRRNAINTPIQGSAADLMKLAMLRLHEAWRERDLAAEMILQIHDELVFEVDEAEAAGAAERVKRLMEGVWELKAPLKVDVKSGKSWGEL comes from the coding sequence ATGAACGTCTACCAGGCCCTGGGGATCCACGAGGTAGCGGAGCGGCTCCTCCTCGTGGACGGTCACTCCGCCCTGTTCCGCTCCTTCTACGCGATCCCCGACCTCGCCACGTCCAAAGGGGAACCGACGGGCGCCCTGTACGGGTTCGTTCGCACCCTCCTCATGGCCCTCCGCCAGTACCCGTCCCGGTACGTGGCGGTGGCGTTCGACGCGGAGGGGAAGACGGTGCGCCACGAGGCCTACGCCGACTACAAGGCGACGCGGAAGCCGATGCCGGAGGCGTTGGCCAGGCAGCTGCCGCGGGTGCGGGAGCTCCTCGATGTGTTCGGGATCCCCTACCTTGAGTGCCCCGGGTACGAGGCCGACGACGTCATGGCCACCCTGTCCTGGGCCGCCGAGCGGGAGGGGATCGCTGTCCTCCACCTCACCGGGGACAAGGACATGGCCCAGCTCGTGAGCGATCGGGTGGCCCTGCTCCGTCCAGGACGTAAGCCCAGCGATCATTTGGTGCTCCTCGACCGGCGTGGGGTGGAGGAGCGGTTCGGCGTCCCGCCGGAGCGGATCGTGGACCTCCTCGCCCTGGAGGGGGATGCGGTGGACAACGTCCCCGGGGTCAAGGGGGTCGGCGAGAAGACCGCGGTCGAGCTCCTGCGCGAGCACGGGTCGCTGGAGGCGGTGCTCGCCGCCGCCGATCGGGTGCGCAATCGCAGGATCGCCCACGCCCTTACCGAACATCGCGAGGAGGCGCTGCTGTCGCGAGAGCTGGTGCGCCTGAAGGAGGTCCCGTTGGGCCTTTCCGTGGCTGACTGTCAGCCCCGGCCCATCGTCCCGGAGCACCTCGCGGAGGTGCTCGAGGGCCTCGAGTTTCGGTCCATCCTGGCCGAGCTCAAGCTCCAGGCGGGTCCGGCGCCGCGCTACGAGGTGGTGCTCAGCGAGGACGCGTTCGCTGCCCTGCTTGACCGGTTGGCCGGGGCCGAGGAACTCAGTCTGGACTTGGAGACGACGAGCACCGATCCCCTCGCGGCGGAGATCGTGGGGATCGCGGTAGCGGTGGAGCCGTATGAGGCCTACTACATCCCGGTGGGGCATCGCTACCCGGGGGCGCCGCCCCAGCTCCCCCTCCCCAAGGTCCTCGCGGGGCTGCGCCCCCTCCTCGAGGGGGAGAAGCCCCGGATCATCGGGCAGAACCTGAAGTACGACCTCCAGGTGCTCGCAGGCTACGGGATCGAGGCCCGTGGGGTTGCTTTCGATGCCATGATCGCCCACTGGTTGCTCCGCCCCGACGCCCCGGCCCACGGCCTCGATGTGGTGGTGCGGGACGAACTCGGGGAGAAGGTGCAGACGTACCGAGAGCTCCTCGCCGAAGGGGGGGAGAAGGAGATCCACGAGGTCCCGGTGGAGCGGGCGGCCCGCTATTCGGGGGAGGACGCGGAGGTGGTGTGTCGGCTGCGGCCCCGGCTCACGCAACGGCTGCGAGAGGCGGAGCTGTTCCCGCTTTTCGCGGAAGTAGAGGTTCCGCTGATCGACGTTTTGCGGTGGATGGAACGCCGCGGGGTGCTCCTGGACGTGGACGTGCTGCGGGAGCAGGGCAAGGAACTGGAGGTCCTGCTCGACCAGCTCCGGGGGGAGCTCTACGCCCTGGCCGGCTGTACGTTCAACCCCAACTCCACCCCCCAGGTGCGGGAGGTCCTATACGGGCGGCTGAAGCTCCCGGTGCTGGAGCGGACCAAGACCGGCCCTTCCACCGATGCGTTGGTCCTGCGGGAGCTCGCCCTCTACCACGAGTTCCCCGGCAAGCTCGTGGCGTACCGGGAGCTCGAGAAGCTCAGGAACACGTACGTGGAGAAGCTTCCGGCCTACGTGCACCCCAAGACTGGCCGGATCCATACCTCGTTCAACCAGACCGGGACCGCCACCGGGCGCCTCTCCTCGTCCGATCCCAACCTCCAGAGCATCCCGTCCCGGCACGAGGTGGGGGTGGACATCCGCCGGGCGTTCGTGGCCCCGCCGGGGCGGGTGCTCCTCGGGGCGGACTACTCCCAGATCGAGCTCCGGATCCTCGCCCACCTCTGCGGGGACGAAGGGCTCATCGAGGCGTTCCGGCGGGGGGAGGACCTCCACCGGCGCACCGCGTCCGCCCTGTTCGGCGTGCCGCCGGGGCAGGTGGACGGGCGGATGCGCACCGTGGCCAAGCGCGTGAACTTCGGGATCATCTACGGGATCAGCCCGTACGGCCTGGCCCGGGACCTTGGGATCTCCCAATCCGACGCGAAGTTCTTCATCGACCGGTTCTTCGCCGCCTACCCCACGGTGGCCACGTTCGTGGAGGCGTTGGTGGAGGAGGCGCGGCGGACCGGGTACGCGCGGACCCTCCTCGGCCGGCGGCGCCCCCTGCCCAGGCTGGCCGCGGCCGACCGGCGGGGGGCCGGGGCGGACCGCAGGAACGCGATCAACACCCCGATCCAGGGCTCGGCCGCTGATCTCATGAAGCTCGCCATGCTTCGCCTGCACGAGGCGTGGCGGGAGAGGGACCTTGCGGCGGAGATGATCCTCCAAATCCACGACGAGCTCGTGTTCGAGGTGGACGAGGCCGAGGCGGCGGGGGCCGCGGAGCGGGTGAAGCGGCTCATGGAGGGGGTGTGGGAGCTCAAGGCCCCCCTTAAGGTGGACGTGAAGTCCGGCAAGAGCTGGGGCGAACTCTAG
- a CDS encoding YceD family protein: protein MKLDLEAMRAAPGRPFAVSGEEDIPELDWRGESLLVEGAVHADAVAFYQDGRVVLTVRVQGRVHRPCSRCLVDLVEQVDHEDSLEVLPDELVGPYLELRPMIEAGMRIGLSLKPLCRPDCRGLCPTCGADLNREGHRPGCGTAEKTRDPRLAKLKDLL from the coding sequence ATGAAGCTGGACCTAGAAGCGATGCGGGCTGCCCCCGGCCGCCCGTTTGCGGTGAGCGGCGAGGAGGACATCCCCGAGTTGGACTGGCGGGGCGAGTCGCTCCTGGTGGAGGGAGCGGTGCACGCCGATGCGGTCGCGTTCTACCAGGACGGGCGGGTGGTGCTGACGGTGCGCGTTCAGGGACGGGTGCACCGCCCGTGTTCCCGGTGTCTGGTGGACCTGGTGGAACAGGTGGACCACGAGGATTCCCTGGAGGTGCTGCCCGACGAGCTCGTCGGCCCCTATCTTGAGCTGCGGCCGATGATCGAGGCCGGGATGCGGATTGGACTTTCCCTGAAGCCCCTGTGTCGGCCGGATTGTCGCGGCCTGTGCCCGACGTGCGGGGCGGACCTGAACCGGGAGGGACATCGGCCGGGGTGTGGGACGGCGGAGAAGACCCGGGATCCTCGGCTGGCCAAGCTCAAGGACCTCCTATGA
- the rplI gene encoding 50S ribosomal protein L9, which translates to MKVLLIREVPGLGIPGDVVDVKDGHARNYLFPQKLAVPPTAHAMARFAKLRAQYKMELADRRTRAQALAEKLLGAEFVFLRRVHDEDKLYAAVRPADLARAIEERFGEKIDPDRIRMGAVEALGEYPAEITLYEDITATVTVKVEVAA; encoded by the coding sequence GTGAAGGTACTGTTGATCCGGGAAGTGCCGGGCCTAGGGATCCCCGGGGACGTGGTGGACGTCAAGGACGGCCATGCCCGTAACTACCTGTTCCCGCAGAAGCTCGCTGTCCCCCCCACCGCCCACGCGATGGCCCGGTTCGCCAAGCTGCGTGCCCAATACAAGATGGAGCTCGCCGACCGCCGCACCCGGGCCCAAGCGCTGGCGGAGAAGCTCCTCGGGGCGGAGTTCGTGTTCCTCCGCCGGGTGCACGACGAAGACAAGCTCTACGCCGCCGTGCGCCCCGCGGACCTGGCCCGGGCGATCGAGGAGCGGTTCGGCGAGAAGATCGATCCGGACCGGATCCGAATGGGAGCAGTGGAGGCGCTGGGGGAGTACCCGGCGGAGATCACCCTGTACGAGGACATCACCGCCACGGTGACGGTGAAGGTCGAGGTCGCCGCCTGA